CCGCGTTGCAACTGCTGGTTTTCCCAGCGCTTGAGCGCGGCGTCGATCGTTACACCGCTCTGCCATGTCGACGACAACGCCCGCGCCAGTGCATGCGCATTCGCGGCGGCCTTCGCGGTGCTGCCCGCCGTATGCGGACGCGGCACCGAGGCGGCGTCGCCGAGCAGCACCGCGCGGCCGAACACCATGCGCGGCGAGCGCAGATCCACGATCGGCTGCAGGAACGGATCGTCCGTGCTGTCGACCAGCGCGCGAAACGTCGGCGCCAGCAAGGCCGCGGCGTCGTCGCGCAACACGGCGACGTCGGCGCGCTTGGTCGAGCCCGGCGGCAACGAAAACGCCCGCGGATGGCCGTACCGGTCGACCAGCAAACTATCGAGCTGCTCGCGGCTGTACTTGCGATACCACACCCAGTTCCAGCGACGTTCGCCGACCGCGGTCGAGTCGCGCTCGCCCGGAATCAGATAGGCGAGCGCCGAGTGTTCTTCGCCCTGCTGAAACGTGAAGCGCTCACGCAGCGTGTTCGCGGCCTGCAGCGGCAGGTTCGGTTCCTCGACGAGTCCGCGCCATGCGACATAGCCCGCATAGGCCGGCACGATCTCGGGCAACAGCCGCCGCCTGAGCGTCGAACGGATACCGTCGGCGCCGATCAGCAGATCGGCCTGCTCGCTGCGGCCGCTTTCGAACTGCGCGACGATCTGCTCGCCGTTCATGCGGAAATCGCCGAAGGTCTCGCCCGCGTGCTGCGACTCGACGGGCAACGCTTCTTTCATGGCGCGATACAGCAGGCTCCACGACGTTTGCATTTGCGGCATAGATAACTGCTCGACGCGGCGGTCGTCGCGATCCAGATAGATGCGCTCGCCCGACGCCACGCCCGGCGGGTCCGGCAGCGCGACGCCGGCAAACTGCAGCGCGTCCAGCACGTCCGGCTGAAGCACGATGCCGCCGCCGC
This genomic stretch from Paraburkholderia bryophila harbors:
- a CDS encoding FAD binding domain-containing protein, translated to MKALEQPRAVVIGGSLGGLFTATTLRAAGWRVDVFETSTHQLDSRGGGIVLQPDVLDALQFAGVALPDPPGVASGERIYLDRDDRRVEQLSMPQMQTSWSLLYRAMKEALPVESQHAGETFGDFRMNGEQIVAQFESGRSEQADLLIGADGIRSTLRRRLLPEIVPAYAGYVAWRGLVEEPNLPLQAANTLRERFTFQQGEEHSALAYLIPGERDSTAVGERRWNWVWYRKYSREQLDSLLVDRYGHPRAFSLPPGSTKRADVAVLRDDAAALLAPTFRALVDSTDDPFLQPIVDLRSPRMVFGRAVLLGDAASVPRPHTAGSTAKAAANAHALARALSSTWQSGVTIDAALKRWENQQLQRGRLMTDLGISLGDRVMNIAR